The Leptospiraceae bacterium genome includes the window TCCCGGCAAGTGAAAACCCAAAACTAATATGACTACAACTACCATAGAATTGGCAGCGTGTGCAGACGGGAAGGAGTGCTTCATGTCGGGATTTTTGTCTTCTTTTCCACTAACGCTTAGAAGTGGTCTTTTTCTTGAAATAATTTTTTTTATTAACAGTACCAATCTATCGGTAATAAAAGCAAATACGCCTGTAAACAGCATACACAAAATAATTTTTGAAATCTGAAAAGAAAAAAAATAAGACAATAAAACAACTAACACCAGCAAGAAAACTTCTCCTCTGTTGATTCTGGATAGCCACCAACTTAGTTTTTCATTGTTGATATAACTCTGGATATATACAGAGACACGATGATCAAAATTCTCGATTAGATTTTGCTTTTTCAAAAAATATCCTTAGGCTTTCGGTGAACTAAATTAGCTTTTCCTTTAAATAACTGACTAACTTTTCGTTTTCGATGAAACTTTCTTCACCTGTGAACAAATTTTTAAGATTTACTTTCCCGGATTGGATTTCATTTTCACCAAGAATCAAAATAAATTTATGTCCTTTCTTTTCAGCGTTGGAGATTTGCTTTCCAATTTTTGCTTTCCCGTCTAAAGTCATTTCACAGTTGATTTTATTTTTTCGGAGTAAGACTGCTAATTTATATACTTCTTCATACAAGTTGTCATCCAGTAATAAAAGCATCACTTGGCACTCTGATTTTAAATCGGGTATTAAATTATGAACTTTTAAAAAATTTTCTAAGGTAACATCACCAAGTCCAAAACCAATTCCTGAAAGCTCTTCATTGGAAAAAAGTCCGATTAAGTTGTCGTATCTTCCTCCACCATAAAGCGATCTTTTATTGCTTGGGTTTGTATCAAAAATTTCAAAAATAAATCCGGTATAATAGTCAAACCCGCGTACAATGGAAGGATCAAATTCTATTTGATTCGAAAGACCAGAGTTTGATAAATGTAGAAATAAATCACCAATGTCCTGCAAAATAGATTTCCCAAGCCCTTCTATACTTGAAATTTCATCAATATCTGAAGTCAGAAATTTATTAACTAATTGAATTTGGGTATCAGGCTTGTGAAGAATTTCTTTCAATAGACTTTCAAATTCTTCGGCAGAAATTTTATTTTTCTTGTCCAATACTTTAGATAACGCTATCCTATTTGATTCATTTAAGCCGAGAGAATTTTTTAAGAAATCATCTAAAAGTTTTCTATGAGAAATTT containing:
- a CDS encoding phosphatase PAP2 family protein, whose product is MKKQNLIENFDHRVSVYIQSYINNEKLSWWLSRINRGEVFLLVLVVLLSYFFSFQISKIILCMLFTGVFAFITDRLVLLIKKIISRKRPLLSVSGKEDKNPDMKHSFPSAHAANSMVVVVILVLGFHLPGYFFLFPLFAGIGRLLSLHHYVSDVAGGWIIGGGIGILAFQIIQLEMFTSFLF
- a CDS encoding histidine--tRNA ligase, which gives rise to MTEKKSKLPTTGYKGTRDFYPDDMRLRNWMFSVMRETVKSFGYQEYDGPILESFDLYAAKTGEEIVQRQLYDFIDKGERRVAIRPEMTPTLARMVAAQNRNLPKPIRWFSIPNLWRYEAPGHGRLREHWQLNVDIFGVNSLKAEVEIIQLACEILYAFKAPPSSFKVKISHRKLLDDFLKNSLGLNESNRIALSKVLDKKNKISAEEFESLLKEILHKPDTQIQLVNKFLTSDIDEISSIEGLGKSILQDIGDLFLHLSNSGLSNQIEFDPSIVRGFDYYTGFIFEIFDTNPSNKRSLYGGGRYDNLIGLFSNEELSGIGFGLGDVTLENFLKVHNLIPDLKSECQVMLLLLDDNLYEEVYKLAVLLRKNKINCEMTLDGKAKIGKQISNAEKKGHKFILILGENEIQSGKVNLKNLFTGEESFIENEKLVSYLKEKLI